In Canis lupus baileyi chromosome X, mCanLup2.hap1, whole genome shotgun sequence, one DNA window encodes the following:
- the BRS3 gene encoding bombesin receptor subtype-3, giving the protein MSQRQPQSPNETLIPITNDTESSSSLVPNDTTNKGRTGDNSPGIEALCAIYITYAVIISVGILGNAILIKVFFKTKSMQTVPNIFITSLAFGDLLLLLTCVPVDATHYLAEGWLFGRIGCKVLSFIRLTSVGVSVFTLTILSADRYKAVVKPLERQPSNAILKTCAKAGCVWIVSMLIALPEAIFSNVYTLQDPDKNMTLEACTSYPVSEKLMQEIHSLLCFLVFYIIPLSIISVYYSLIARTLYKSTLNIPTEEQSHARKQIESRKRIAKTVLVLVALFALCWLPNHLLYLYHSFSYQTYVDPSAIHFIVTIFSRVLAFSNSCVNPFALYWLSKTFQQHFKAQLFCCKTELPDPPPTDTPLNNLAVMGRVPGPGSSQVSEISVTLFTGCSVKKEDDRV; this is encoded by the exons ATGTCTCAAAGACAGCCTCAGTCACCTAATGAGACTTTAATTCCAATCACAAATGACACAGAATCATCAAGCTCTCTCGTTCCTAATGATACCACAAATAAAGGACGGACCGGAGACAACTCTCCAGGAATAGAAGCTTTGTGTGCCATCTACATCACTTATGCTGTGATCATTTCTGTGGGGATCCTTGGAAATGCTATTCTCATCAAAGTCTTTTTCAAGACCAAATCCATGCAAACAGTtccaaatattttcatcaccaGCTTGGCTTTTGGGGATCTTTTACTTCTGCTAACTTGTGTGCCAGTGGATGCAACCCACTACCTTGCAGAAGGATGGCTGTTCGGGAGAATTGGCTGTAAGGTGCTTTCTTTTATCCGGCTCACTTCTGTTGGTGTATCAGTGTTCACATTAACCATTCTCAGCGCTGACAG ATACAAGGCAGTTGTGAAGCCACTGGAGCGGCAGCCCTCCAATGCCATCCTGAAGACCTGTGCCAAAGCTGGCTGCGTCTGGATCGTGTCTATGCTAATTGCTCTACCTGAGGctatattttcaaatgtgtatACTTTACAAGATCCCGACAAAAATATGACACTTGAAGCGTGTACCTCTTATCCTGTTTCTGAGAAGCTCATGCAAGAGATACATTCTCTGCTGTGTTTCTTAGTGTTCTATATTATTCCACTCTCGATTATCTCTGTCTATTATTCTCTAATTGCCAGGACTCTTTACAAAAGCACCCTGAACATACCTACTGAGGAACAGAGCCATGCTCGCAAGCAG ATTGAATCCCGGAAGAGAATTGCCAAAACCGTCCTGGTGCTGGTGGCTCTGTTTGCTCTCTGCTGGTTGCCGAATCACCTCTTGTATCTCTACCACTCATTCTCTTATCAAACCTACGTGGACCCCTCTGCCATTCATTTTATTGTCACCATTTTCTCTCGGGTTCTGGCTTTCAGCAATTCTTGCGTAAACCCCTTTGCTCTTTACTGGCTGAGCAAAACCTTCCAGCAGCATTTTAAAGCTCAGTTATTCTGTTGCAAGACAGAGCTGCCGGACCCTCCTCCCACCGATACCCCTCTTAACAACCTGGCTGTGATGGGAAGGGTCCCAGGCCCTGGAAGCTCACAGGTGTCTGAAATCAGTGTGACCTTGTTCACTGGGTGTAGTGTAAAGAAGGAAGATGACAGAGTCTag